The following proteins come from a genomic window of bacterium:
- a CDS encoding sigma-70 family RNA polymerase sigma factor, whose protein sequence is MSDRAPSRFVTTHWSLVVAAADEQSEPARSALAELCETYWYPLYAFARRTGANPDVARDLTQGFFVELLAKSYLAQADRTRGRFRTFLLAAFRHFCSKERDKANALKRGSGQLPLSLDYDVGEKAYVAEPRDPMTPEDLYERRWALTLLGRVMEGTRVEYEQAGKGVLFELLEPTLSGHGVSSSYRAIGERVGMSEAAVKVAAHRLRRRFQGRLRATVAATVADPSDVDGELRDLIAAVGK, encoded by the coding sequence ATGAGTGACCGAGCGCCATCCCGATTCGTCACGACCCACTGGAGTCTGGTGGTTGCGGCGGCCGACGAGCAGTCGGAGCCGGCGCGCTCGGCGCTGGCCGAGCTTTGCGAGACCTACTGGTATCCGCTGTACGCTTTCGCCCGCCGTACCGGCGCGAATCCCGACGTTGCCCGGGACCTGACCCAGGGGTTCTTCGTCGAGCTGCTGGCCAAGAGCTACCTGGCCCAGGCCGATCGCACGCGCGGCCGATTCCGCACGTTCCTCCTTGCCGCCTTCCGACACTTCTGTTCGAAGGAACGGGACAAGGCCAACGCGCTCAAGCGCGGTTCAGGGCAGTTGCCGTTGTCGCTGGACTACGACGTCGGCGAAAAAGCGTACGTCGCAGAGCCCAGGGATCCGATGACTCCCGAGGATCTGTACGAGCGACGCTGGGCGCTGACGTTGCTTGGCCGGGTCATGGAAGGGACTCGGGTCGAGTACGAACAGGCGGGCAAAGGTGTTCTGTTCGAGCTGCTCGAGCCGACGCTTTCCGGACACGGCGTCTCCTCGTCGTACAGGGCGATCGGGGAGCGGGTCGGGATGAGCGAGGCGGCAGTGAAGGTCGCCGCCCATCGACTGAGGCGGCGCTTTCAGGGTCGTCTGCGAGCGACGGTTGCCGCGACGGTCGCCGACCCGTCCGACGTGGATGGTGAACTGCGCGACCTGATCGCCGCGGTCGGCAAGTAG